One Mucilaginibacter ginkgonis genomic region harbors:
- a CDS encoding HAL/PAL/TAL family ammonia-lyase yields MIVVGQGKLPLQDFSEIIFHQQGVTLDKAALEEVEANYNFLKSFSSNKLIYGINTGFGPMAQYKISDDSLLQLQYNLIRSHSSGSGNLLPTHLVKALMVARLNSFIKARSGVPARVLELLTQLINNDVAPCVFEHGGVGASGDLVQLAHLGLALIGEGEVIYKNEVRPTTEVFAELNIAPLEIEGREGLAIINGTSAMTGIGMVNILRAQKLLSWSVLLSSMMNEIVEAYDDHYSYELNVVKLHPGQSKIGAQMRAILKDSKLIRSRSEHLYNPDNLNQEVFEDKVQEYYSLRCVTQILGPVYDTIHSAGVVLENEINSVNDNPVIDHINNNVFHGGNFHGDYVSLEMDKLKIAITKLSMLSERQLNYLLNQKLNQKFPPFVNLGVLGLNFGMQGVQFTAVSTVAENQTLSFPMYVHSIPNNNDNQDMVSMGCNAAIMTKKVIDNTFEVLTIQLMSILQAIDHMGCRDRLSTASAEIYDRVREIFPVFVEDAPQYKTQKNVREFLETATPFIAPITN; encoded by the coding sequence ATGATAGTTGTTGGACAAGGTAAATTGCCCTTACAAGATTTTTCTGAAATAATTTTTCATCAACAAGGAGTAACATTAGACAAGGCCGCTCTGGAAGAGGTTGAAGCCAACTATAATTTTCTTAAAAGTTTCTCGTCAAACAAACTTATCTATGGCATAAATACGGGCTTTGGCCCAATGGCCCAATATAAAATAAGCGATGACAGCTTGCTGCAACTGCAATATAATTTGATACGCAGCCATTCATCCGGCAGCGGAAACTTATTGCCCACCCACTTGGTTAAAGCGCTGATGGTAGCCAGGCTAAACAGCTTTATTAAAGCCCGATCAGGGGTGCCGGCAAGGGTTTTGGAATTACTGACCCAGCTCATTAATAACGACGTGGCACCGTGTGTCTTTGAACATGGCGGCGTGGGTGCCAGCGGCGATCTGGTACAATTAGCCCATTTAGGTCTGGCACTTATCGGCGAAGGCGAAGTTATCTATAAAAATGAAGTGAGGCCAACAACGGAGGTTTTCGCCGAGCTGAATATCGCTCCGCTTGAGATTGAGGGCCGCGAAGGGTTGGCCATCATCAACGGTACCTCTGCTATGACCGGCATCGGGATGGTAAATATACTGCGTGCGCAGAAGTTGCTGAGCTGGTCGGTGTTGCTGTCATCAATGATGAATGAGATCGTCGAGGCTTATGATGACCATTACTCCTATGAGCTGAACGTGGTAAAACTGCACCCAGGTCAAAGTAAGATAGGCGCGCAGATGCGCGCGATATTGAAAGATAGTAAACTTATCCGCAGCCGGTCAGAACATCTATATAATCCCGATAACCTTAACCAGGAAGTGTTTGAAGACAAGGTGCAGGAATACTATTCACTTCGTTGCGTTACCCAGATATTAGGTCCTGTTTATGATACTATCCACAGCGCGGGCGTTGTGTTAGAGAATGAGATCAACTCGGTAAATGACAACCCGGTTATAGATCACATTAATAACAATGTATTTCACGGCGGTAACTTCCATGGCGATTATGTGTCCCTGGAAATGGACAAGCTTAAAATAGCTATAACCAAATTGTCTATGCTTTCCGAAAGGCAGTTGAATTATCTGCTAAATCAAAAGCTGAACCAGAAATTCCCGCCGTTTGTGAATTTAGGCGTGTTGGGATTGAATTTTGGTATGCAAGGCGTACAGTTCACCGCCGTATCTACCGTGGCAGAAAATCAGACGCTGTCTTTCCCGATGTATGTGCATAGCATCCCGAACAATAATGATAACCAGGACATGGTGAGCATGGGCTGCAACGCTGCTATTATGACCAAGAAAGTGATAGACAATACGTTCGAGGTTTTGACCATTCAATTGATGTCTATTCTGCAAGCGATCGACCACATGGGTTGCCGCGACCGGTTATCGACAGCATCTGCAGAAATTTATGACCGCGTGCGCGAAATATTCCCTGTTTTTGTTGAAGACGCACCGCAATACAAGACACAGAAAAATGTGCGCGAGTTTTTAGAGACAGCCACACCATTTATAGCACCAATAACCAACTAA
- a CDS encoding APC family permease has product MGIKPRLNRFDLTIIVVSLIIGMGIFKSANEVANRAGQTWVFFAAWIFGGLVSLCGALTFAEIGARYPNTGGFYKVFSYCYHPAFAFMINWVLVISNAASVAAVAIIGAEYINPMIMPASLQNDTGVKIMTIGSVLILYVVNFLGIKTSARTQNVLTILKVAMIVVLCTLIFKSNVTPNAIKPLIHHGSLITSFGLSLVAIFFTYGGYQQTINFGGDIIDAKRNIPKAITAGMLIVIFLYLSINYAYYHVLGLGGMQSTTALAANLAGVLFGNIGYKFFSIMMFGSVLAYINVNVMSNPRVYYAMAEDGVLPKIFMRVNPRTQIQEFGMSFFVAAILIVLLLNVSFSKMLNYVMFFDTIGLSMAAVSIFILRNKTKELDGTGIYTIKWFPLIPLIFIISYWFVTINIFADNPFAALICLSVFVAGLIIYYISTYFKRKANAA; this is encoded by the coding sequence ATGGGTATAAAACCACGGCTTAACCGGTTTGACCTTACCATAATAGTTGTCAGCCTCATTATAGGCATGGGCATCTTTAAATCTGCCAATGAAGTTGCCAACCGCGCCGGCCAAACCTGGGTGTTTTTCGCTGCCTGGATTTTCGGCGGGCTGGTAAGCCTTTGCGGCGCGTTAACATTTGCAGAGATTGGCGCCCGTTATCCGAATACCGGCGGTTTTTATAAAGTTTTCTCTTACTGTTATCACCCGGCGTTCGCCTTTATGATCAATTGGGTATTGGTGATCAGCAACGCTGCATCTGTAGCGGCGGTGGCCATCATTGGCGCAGAGTACATCAACCCCATGATCATGCCGGCAAGCTTACAAAATGATACCGGTGTAAAGATCATGACCATAGGCTCGGTACTTATTCTATATGTCGTTAACTTTCTGGGTATAAAAACCAGCGCGCGTACACAAAATGTGCTCACCATTTTAAAGGTGGCCATGATCGTAGTGCTGTGTACACTGATCTTTAAAAGCAATGTTACGCCGAATGCCATTAAGCCGTTGATACATCACGGCAGTTTGATCACATCCTTCGGCTTAAGTCTGGTCGCTATATTCTTTACTTATGGCGGCTATCAGCAAACCATCAACTTTGGCGGGGATATCATAGATGCCAAACGCAATATTCCGAAAGCGATAACCGCAGGGATGTTAATTGTGATATTCCTTTACCTGAGCATCAATTACGCGTACTATCATGTTTTAGGATTAGGCGGTATGCAGAGTACCACAGCCTTAGCGGCAAATTTGGCGGGGGTGTTGTTCGGCAACATCGGTTATAAGTTCTTCTCCATCATGATGTTTGGCTCTGTGCTGGCTTACATTAACGTGAACGTGATGTCTAACCCGCGCGTTTATTACGCCATGGCCGAAGACGGCGTACTGCCGAAGATCTTTATGCGCGTAAACCCACGCACCCAGATACAGGAATTTGGCATGAGCTTTTTTGTGGCGGCTATCCTCATCGTGCTGCTGCTTAACGTCTCTTTTTCTAAGATGCTGAACTATGTAATGTTTTTTGATACCATAGGTCTGTCAATGGCCGCGGTATCGATATTCATCCTGCGAAACAAAACAAAAGAACTGGATGGCACCGGAATTTATACCATCAAATGGTTTCCGCTTATACCGCTTATATTTATCATCAGCTACTGGTTTGTGACCATCAACATTTTTGCCGACAATCCTTTTGCCGCGCTAATCTGTTTAAGCGTTTTCGTGGCCGGATTGATCATTTACTACATCAGCACGTATTTTAAAAGGAAAGCCAACGCGGCTTAA
- a CDS encoding trans-sulfuration enzyme family protein, giving the protein MELSYILNELGEDRDQYFNAVAPPIIQTSNFAFKTVADFRKALGNEFDADLYSRGNNPTLNILRKKLAALDGAEDALVFSSGIGAISVPILSLLKQGDHVISVENPYSWTIKLFNNFLPKFGITTTFIDGRDVANFEQAVQPNTRLIYLESPNTFSYDIQDLAAIAALAKPRGILTMIDNSYCTPLYQQPIKLGIDLVAQSATKYIGGHSDVVAGVVTGSREIITKIFHNEFMNIGPSLSPHAAWLLIRGLRTLPLRLQRSFESAKIVIEWLSKHTAVAEVLWPFADGFAQADLARQQMNGCGGLFSFILKDSSFDKIEKFCNSLQHILMAVSWGGHESLVIPSIAGVPAKDYDPANRRHQLIRMYVGLEEPEYLIRDLEKAINGL; this is encoded by the coding sequence ATGGAACTCTCTTATATTTTAAATGAACTTGGCGAAGACAGGGACCAATACTTTAACGCTGTCGCACCGCCAATTATACAAACCAGCAATTTCGCGTTTAAAACCGTTGCCGACTTCCGTAAGGCTTTAGGAAATGAGTTTGATGCCGATCTGTATTCGCGCGGCAATAACCCTACGCTGAATATCTTGCGTAAAAAGTTGGCCGCATTGGATGGTGCCGAGGATGCTTTAGTCTTCAGCAGCGGGATTGGTGCTATCTCCGTGCCGATCCTTTCCTTGTTAAAGCAAGGTGATCATGTTATATCGGTAGAAAACCCCTACAGCTGGACGATAAAGCTGTTCAATAATTTTCTGCCCAAATTTGGCATCACCACTACCTTTATTGACGGACGGGATGTAGCAAACTTTGAGCAAGCCGTACAACCCAACACCCGGCTCATTTACCTGGAAAGCCCGAATACTTTTAGTTACGATATTCAAGATCTGGCGGCTATTGCCGCGCTGGCAAAGCCGCGTGGGATACTGACAATGATCGACAACAGTTATTGCACGCCATTATATCAGCAGCCCATAAAATTAGGGATCGACCTGGTAGCGCAATCGGCAACAAAATATATCGGCGGCCACTCAGACGTGGTGGCGGGCGTTGTCACCGGCAGCCGGGAAATCATTACTAAGATATTTCATAATGAGTTTATGAATATCGGCCCGTCACTGTCGCCACATGCGGCATGGCTGCTCATACGCGGGTTGCGCACGCTCCCGCTACGCCTGCAACGTAGCTTCGAGTCGGCCAAGATTGTTATTGAATGGCTAAGCAAACACACCGCGGTTGCCGAAGTGCTTTGGCCTTTCGCGGATGGCTTTGCACAGGCAGATCTTGCGCGCCAGCAAATGAATGGCTGCGGTGGGTTGTTCAGCTTTATTTTGAAGGATTCATCTTTCGATAAGATCGAGAAATTCTGCAACAGTTTGCAGCATATCCTTATGGCCGTATCATGGGGCGGGCACGAGAGTCTGGTGATCCCGTCCATTGCCGGGGTGCCCGCTAAAGATTATGATCCTGCTAACCGCCGGCATCAATTGATACGCATGTACGTAGGTTTAGAAGAACCTGAATATTTGATCAGGGATTTGGAAAAGGCCATTAATGGATTATAA
- a CDS encoding P-loop ATPase, Sll1717 family, with amino-acid sequence MSLEEYWKSLGFLSNPFQFSNADKEVEFLSEYFIKPDYFEDVWGDPYNPVSNIIYAPRGGGKTAQRIMIEKRAKLTDDILTITYTNHDLSQVVDINHVDLQYHLTYLNRLMLLAFFSRIETDDLKFAFAFNLTERQYIYKLARIYLYETPASFPNQAIASLKTISDHAIGLWNNFKEPIANIIRQISKAKGIEIDLSKVEIDKKLVMSHKDNFMNISSLLRRVGYKSLMVLIDKVDEQSLTGNNPEASFKLIEVLLKDLELIETPFVSFKFFLWDAIKQYTVVAARPDRVFPYDLKWTWSQMQEMLNQRVKSYSKGKVTEFLSLVPSTKMLGRIILFSELSPRDCIRICNRILSEQFKTDPTSKVFTEDVINQSLEIFCKEKAQELITNANNLRYLTKTNRVSFTIEDLVKNKVASDSPAVRNIIYPWTTAGYLKKIGLQSRKHAKAVNEYAFQDIRLAYMACPTLTIEEFVRSKAYRCRIASCREVFYRDFDSGDYTCPQCNTAAYS; translated from the coding sequence ATGTCGTTAGAAGAATATTGGAAATCGCTTGGCTTTCTATCTAATCCTTTTCAGTTTTCAAATGCTGATAAGGAAGTAGAATTTTTAAGTGAATATTTTATAAAACCAGACTACTTTGAAGATGTTTGGGGAGACCCTTATAATCCAGTCTCTAATATAATTTACGCTCCAAGGGGTGGCGGTAAAACTGCCCAACGCATTATGATTGAAAAACGCGCGAAATTAACGGACGATATTTTAACGATTACCTATACGAATCATGATTTAAGTCAGGTTGTCGATATCAATCACGTTGATTTGCAATATCATTTGACTTATCTAAACCGCCTCATGTTACTTGCGTTTTTCAGTCGAATTGAAACTGACGATTTAAAATTTGCATTCGCTTTTAACCTTACTGAAAGACAATACATATATAAGCTAGCACGGATCTACCTTTATGAAACACCTGCATCTTTTCCGAATCAGGCAATAGCATCTCTGAAGACAATTAGTGATCACGCAATTGGATTATGGAATAATTTTAAAGAACCCATTGCTAACATTATCAGACAAATATCCAAGGCCAAGGGTATAGAAATAGATTTATCAAAAGTAGAGATTGATAAAAAACTAGTGATGAGTCATAAAGACAACTTTATGAATATATCCTCTCTACTTAGAAGAGTTGGCTACAAAAGCTTGATGGTGTTAATTGATAAGGTTGATGAACAGAGCCTAACAGGAAACAACCCAGAAGCCAGTTTTAAACTAATTGAGGTACTGCTAAAGGATTTAGAGTTGATTGAAACGCCGTTTGTGTCATTTAAATTTTTTTTGTGGGATGCAATCAAACAATACACTGTGGTAGCAGCCCGTCCCGATAGAGTTTTTCCATATGATTTAAAGTGGACGTGGAGCCAAATGCAGGAAATGCTAAACCAAAGGGTTAAATCATACAGTAAAGGTAAGGTGACTGAGTTTCTGTCATTGGTACCTTCAACCAAAATGCTTGGAAGAATCATCTTGTTTTCCGAACTCTCCCCAAGAGATTGCATAAGAATTTGCAATCGTATACTTTCAGAACAATTTAAAACAGATCCAACATCAAAGGTTTTTACTGAAGATGTAATTAATCAATCATTGGAAATATTTTGTAAAGAAAAAGCGCAAGAACTGATTACAAACGCTAACAATTTGCGGTATTTAACTAAAACAAACAGGGTATCCTTTACCATTGAAGATTTGGTGAAAAATAAGGTCGCTTCTGATTCACCGGCAGTGCGAAACATAATTTATCCATGGACGACGGCTGGCTATTTAAAAAAAATCGGTCTTCAAAGTAGAAAGCACGCAAAAGCGGTAAATGAATATGCTTTTCAAGATATAAGACTTGCTTATATGGCCTGCCCAACGCTAACAATTGAGGAGTTTGTTCGGTCCAAGGCTTATAGATGTAGAATTGCCTCTTGCCGTGAAGTATTTTATAGAGATTTTGATTCGGGTGATTATACTTGCCCCCAATGCAACACGGCGGCATATTCCTAA
- a CDS encoding aconitate hydratase, with protein sequence MAFDLDMIKRVYDRYNSRINAARQATGKSLTLTEKILYAHLSGGEASQTYQRGTDYVDFAPDRVAMQDATAQMALLQFMQAGRPQVAVPSTVHCDHLIQAKIGADTDLSTAKDINKEVYDFLSSVSDKYGIGFWKPGAGIIHQVVLENYAFPGGMMIGTDSHTPNAGGLGMIAIGVGGADACDVMAGLPWELKFPKLIGVHLTGKLSGWASAKDVILKVAGILTVKGGTGAIVEYFGEGARSLSATGKGTICNMGAEIGATTSIFGYDEKAEAYLRGTKRAEIADAANAIKEHLTGDEEVYANPSAYFDQVIEINLSELEPHVNGPFTPDLAWPISKFAAAVKENGWPERLEVGLIGSCTNSSYEDITRAASIAQQATDKNLKAQAEYTVTPGSELVRYTVERDGYLNTFEQIGGVVLANACGPCIGQWARHTDDPTRKNSIITSFNRNFAKRQDGNPNTHAFVASPEIVTAFAIAGDLTFNPLTDTLTNQNGEQVKFDEPMGIELPVKGFAVEDAGYQAPAEDGSTVEVIVDPNSSRLQLLDPFAPWEGTDITGLRLLIKAKGKCTTDHISMAGPWLKFRGHLDNISNNMLIGAINYFNNSPDSVKNELTGEYGPVPATQRDYKAHGIGTVVVGDENYGEGSSREHAAMEPRHLGVRAILVKSFARIHETNLKKQGMLGITFADTADYEKVQEDDVIDILGLTTFTPGKQLEVVLHHADGSTDSFPVNHTYNAQQIEWFKAGGALNIIRRQQA encoded by the coding sequence ATGGCTTTTGATTTAGACATGATTAAAAGGGTTTACGATCGCTACAACAGCCGCATTAACGCGGCCCGCCAGGCGACCGGTAAATCACTAACCTTAACCGAAAAGATATTATACGCCCACCTTTCCGGCGGCGAAGCTTCACAGACTTACCAGCGCGGTACAGACTATGTAGACTTTGCACCAGATCGCGTGGCCATGCAGGATGCTACCGCGCAAATGGCGCTATTGCAGTTTATGCAGGCAGGCCGCCCGCAGGTTGCCGTACCATCTACAGTGCATTGCGATCACCTGATACAAGCCAAAATTGGCGCAGATACAGATCTTTCTACCGCGAAGGACATCAATAAAGAAGTTTATGATTTCTTGTCGTCGGTTTCTGATAAATATGGCATCGGTTTCTGGAAACCGGGTGCAGGTATTATTCACCAGGTAGTATTAGAGAACTATGCTTTCCCGGGTGGTATGATGATCGGTACTGACTCACATACACCTAACGCAGGTGGCTTGGGTATGATCGCTATTGGTGTTGGCGGTGCCGATGCCTGCGACGTAATGGCCGGCTTACCTTGGGAGCTAAAATTCCCTAAACTGATAGGCGTCCACCTCACAGGTAAATTATCAGGCTGGGCATCAGCTAAAGACGTTATCCTGAAAGTAGCAGGCATCTTGACCGTTAAAGGCGGTACCGGCGCTATTGTAGAATACTTTGGCGAAGGCGCGCGTTCACTGTCTGCGACAGGCAAAGGAACCATCTGTAACATGGGTGCAGAGATAGGTGCAACTACGTCGATCTTCGGTTATGATGAAAAAGCGGAAGCTTACCTGCGCGGTACCAAACGTGCTGAGATAGCAGACGCGGCTAATGCCATAAAAGAACACCTTACAGGCGACGAGGAAGTTTACGCGAATCCTTCCGCTTATTTTGACCAGGTAATAGAGATCAACCTGAGCGAATTGGAGCCACACGTTAACGGTCCGTTCACCCCCGATTTGGCTTGGCCGATATCAAAATTCGCGGCAGCGGTTAAAGAAAACGGCTGGCCCGAAAGGTTGGAAGTGGGCCTGATAGGTTCATGTACCAATTCGTCTTACGAAGACATCACCCGTGCGGCGTCTATAGCGCAGCAGGCAACAGATAAAAACCTGAAAGCACAGGCTGAGTATACCGTAACACCAGGTTCAGAACTGGTACGTTACACCGTGGAACGCGACGGATACCTGAACACCTTCGAGCAGATCGGCGGTGTGGTTTTGGCTAACGCCTGCGGACCTTGTATCGGTCAGTGGGCACGTCATACCGACGACCCTACCCGCAAAAACTCCATCATCACATCGTTTAACCGCAACTTTGCTAAACGCCAGGATGGTAACCCAAATACACACGCGTTTGTAGCCTCTCCGGAAATTGTCACCGCTTTCGCTATCGCGGGCGATCTAACTTTCAACCCGTTGACAGATACCCTGACCAACCAAAACGGCGAGCAGGTGAAATTTGACGAGCCGATGGGTATAGAGCTGCCGGTAAAAGGTTTCGCGGTTGAAGATGCCGGCTACCAGGCACCTGCAGAAGACGGCAGCACGGTTGAAGTGATCGTTGATCCGAATTCTTCACGTTTGCAACTGCTTGACCCGTTTGCGCCCTGGGAAGGTACAGACATTACAGGCCTTCGCCTGCTGATCAAAGCCAAAGGCAAATGTACTACCGACCACATTTCTATGGCCGGCCCGTGGTTGAAGTTCCGCGGCCACCTGGACAACATTTCTAATAATATGCTGATCGGTGCGATCAACTACTTCAATAACAGTCCTGACTCGGTTAAAAATGAACTGACCGGCGAATACGGACCGGTTCCTGCAACTCAGCGCGATTACAAAGCGCATGGCATTGGTACCGTTGTTGTGGGCGACGAAAACTACGGTGAAGGTTCATCTCGCGAGCACGCGGCAATGGAGCCACGCCACTTAGGCGTACGTGCCATATTGGTAAAATCATTTGCCCGTATCCACGAAACCAATTTGAAAAAACAAGGTATGCTGGGCATCACCTTCGCCGATACGGCAGATTACGAAAAAGTACAGGAAGATGACGTGATCGACATCCTGGGCTTGACCACCTTTACGCCTGGCAAACAGTTAGAAGTTGTATTGCACCATGCAGACGGTTCAACGGATTCATTCCCGGTTAACCATACCTACAATGCACAGCAGATAGAATGGTTTAAAGCAGGCGGCGCGTTGAACATTATCCGCAGGCAGCAGGCTTAA
- a CDS encoding DUF1835 domain-containing protein, whose amino-acid sequence MNSQTLHILNGDATLPGFIDCGIEGDTLIWRETLSEGPVANTLDAGFWKMRAQWISNTYNASEQEYFNWEATELAKINEPYDEINLWFEFDLFCQVNLLGVMQMLNQQTDLSERAVHLICPDTVPGVDNFRGLGQLSGGQLETLFDDRIQLTDYDFKLAAEAWQLYIAGDAENLKTWLITNSFWGSLHALKPAMEAHVKRLEVNAAGYNYIEQTLLEIYNSGITSRPAIYEAFWKDNSIYGMGDKQIDIYLDKLGL is encoded by the coding sequence ATGAATTCTCAAACCTTACACATTCTCAACGGCGACGCAACCTTACCCGGTTTTATAGATTGCGGTATTGAGGGCGATACCCTCATCTGGCGGGAAACTTTGTCCGAAGGGCCGGTTGCAAACACACTGGATGCCGGGTTTTGGAAAATGCGTGCGCAATGGATCAGCAATACGTATAATGCTTCTGAGCAGGAATATTTTAACTGGGAAGCAACGGAACTGGCAAAGATCAATGAGCCATACGATGAGATAAACCTATGGTTCGAGTTTGATTTATTTTGCCAGGTGAACCTGCTGGGCGTAATGCAAATGCTTAACCAGCAAACCGACCTGTCAGAACGCGCGGTACACCTAATTTGCCCTGATACCGTTCCGGGCGTTGACAACTTCCGCGGACTTGGTCAGCTTAGTGGCGGGCAGTTAGAAACGTTATTCGATGACCGCATTCAGCTTACGGATTACGACTTTAAACTCGCTGCTGAAGCCTGGCAATTATATATCGCGGGCGATGCAGAAAATCTAAAGACCTGGCTTATCACGAATTCATTCTGGGGCAGCTTGCATGCGCTTAAACCGGCTATGGAGGCACATGTAAAACGCTTAGAGGTTAACGCTGCTGGGTATAACTACATCGAGCAAACGCTGCTGGAGATTTATAATAGCGGAATTACATCCCGGCCCGCCATCTATGAGGCATTTTGGAAAGATAACTCGATATACGGGATGGGCGATAAACAGATTGATATCTATCTCGATAAACTGGGGCTGTAA
- a CDS encoding ATP-dependent DNA ligase — MKAFAQLFLSLDETNKTNEKVKILKDYFNRVPDTDKMHMLALFTGRKPRRPINSTNVRLWAIESLNIPAWLFEESYHVVGDLAETMALLFPQNTESTNSKTLTEWIAEINAIAAATDDEKKAWLQNAWNNLDTQERFVFNKLLTGSFRVGVSQNLVVKALADIAGLDTNVMTHRIMGNWAPEDYTYAQLAEPQQAADDISRPYPFFLAYPIQETSTVQKSVEDLQNSLGDAADWQAEWKWDGIRAQLIKRDGQLFIWSRGEDLATEKFPELHPFMQAWPNGTVIDGEILSFRDGLPLPFAVLQTRIGRKNLSKKILEDSPVSLIAYDCVEYAGEDIRYKTQSERRVLLEELHGQTPHPNIFNISPLITFNSWDELAVIRGQSREKIAEGIMLKRKSATYQVGRRRGDWWKWKIDPLSVDAVMIYAQKGHGRRADLYTDYTFAVWDGDKLVPFAKAYSGLTDAEINKVDYFIKRNTLEKFGPVRTVKPELVFEIGFEGINKSNRHKSGVALRFPRILRWRQDKPKEEADSIDTLKALLGE, encoded by the coding sequence ATGAAAGCTTTCGCCCAACTTTTTCTCTCACTGGATGAGACCAACAAAACCAATGAGAAGGTTAAGATCCTGAAGGATTACTTTAACCGTGTGCCCGATACGGATAAGATGCACATGCTGGCATTGTTTACCGGGCGCAAACCACGCAGGCCAATTAACAGTACCAATGTGCGGTTGTGGGCTATTGAGTCGCTCAATATCCCTGCCTGGTTGTTTGAAGAGAGTTACCATGTTGTAGGCGATCTTGCCGAAACCATGGCATTGCTTTTTCCGCAGAATACAGAATCGACAAACAGTAAAACGTTAACTGAATGGATCGCGGAGATAAATGCCATCGCTGCAGCAACCGACGATGAGAAAAAAGCCTGGCTGCAAAACGCCTGGAATAATTTAGATACGCAAGAACGCTTTGTATTTAACAAATTGCTTACGGGAAGCTTTCGTGTGGGGGTATCACAAAACCTGGTGGTTAAGGCATTGGCCGACATTGCAGGCCTTGATACCAATGTAATGACCCACCGCATTATGGGTAACTGGGCGCCTGAGGACTACACTTATGCCCAATTGGCTGAGCCGCAGCAAGCCGCAGACGACATCTCCAGGCCTTATCCGTTCTTTTTGGCTTATCCCATCCAGGAAACTTCAACCGTGCAGAAATCCGTAGAGGATCTGCAAAACTCACTGGGCGATGCTGCCGACTGGCAGGCAGAATGGAAATGGGACGGTATACGTGCACAATTGATCAAACGCGATGGGCAATTATTTATTTGGAGCCGGGGCGAAGACCTGGCTACCGAAAAATTCCCCGAATTGCATCCTTTTATGCAAGCCTGGCCCAACGGCACAGTGATAGATGGTGAGATACTAAGTTTTAGGGATGGCTTGCCCCTGCCCTTTGCTGTTTTGCAAACGCGTATCGGGCGGAAGAATTTATCAAAAAAGATATTGGAAGACAGCCCGGTTTCGCTCATCGCATATGATTGCGTGGAATATGCAGGTGAGGATATTCGCTACAAAACCCAATCCGAAAGACGCGTGCTTTTGGAAGAGCTGCACGGCCAAACGCCTCATCCCAACATCTTCAATATATCACCGCTGATTACTTTCAATTCGTGGGATGAGTTGGCAGTAATCCGTGGACAATCGCGCGAGAAAATAGCCGAAGGTATCATGCTGAAACGCAAGAGCGCCACCTACCAGGTGGGCCGCCGCCGCGGGGATTGGTGGAAGTGGAAAATAGACCCGCTATCAGTAGATGCGGTGATGATCTACGCGCAAAAAGGCCATGGCCGCCGTGCAGACCTCTACACTGATTACACCTTTGCCGTATGGGACGGCGACAAGCTGGTGCCGTTTGCCAAAGCTTATTCAGGTTTGACTGATGCCGAGATCAACAAGGTGGATTATTTCATCAAACGTAATACGCTGGAGAAGTTCGGGCCGGTGCGTACAGTAAAACCCGAGTTGGTTTTCGAGATAGGATTCGAGGGTATTAATAAATCCAACAGGCATAAATCTGGCGTGGCGTTGCGCTTTCCGCGTATCTTGCGCTGGCGGCAAGATAAACCCAAAGAAGAGGCGGACAGTATAGATACGCTGAAAGCTTTATTGGGGGAATAA